CTTCAAAGACCCCACGAAGTCAGAAACATTATCtcactttcaaaaataaaaaaattaatatttagagaccttaagtaatttgcccaaagtcacacaattaCTAAGCAACTGAGCCAGGATACAAAACCAACTCCATCATGTGCCTCACGAATCGCTGTTTTCATCTGCTCCCTACCTCAAATAGCCTATTCACCTCACCCACCAGACGCCCACCCACAAGTCTCCTGAACTCACTTCTCTTTCCTATTCCATGCTGACTAAAGAAAAATCtttcccaccacacacacacacacacacacatacacacacacatactcagtCTTATGACTTCAAGCCCTTCATGTCATACCAAAGAACAAAACTACACCCTCATCTAAACTTCTCTTTTTCCTAAAGAAGAGAATATTCCCAAGGAAAAGCTCGGAAATCAAAGTGTCTCCACAACACTTAACATATTAATCCTAATCCAAAGGAACCTCCCTTTGCTACTAATAAATTATTTAGATCAAAGTGTATTGATCTGATGTGTTATATAGCTGTCATTATATGTTGTGGGTTTACAACCCAGTCTTGGATGAATTATATTTTACCACATATGCTTGTATGAGTGCTGTCTGCAGTACCTTAAAATTCAATGGAAATTGCCTCTTCTGATAATCAGCTACTTAGTGGTGTTTTAATAGCTACCTAGATTCTCAACATTGTTTACTGCACCTCTAAAACTTGCAGACCCTTGGTTGATTATCCTAAGCCACAGATTTCTCCATCACAGCTCAAACACCCAAACTAACCCTTGAAAAAGCTCTACATTCTGATTCTTTAAGTCTTCAAATGAATGTACGACTTTCTTCTCAGCATCTTTATAACCCTTAATCCTACGGAAGTCCTAATTCCCTAGACTGGGTTCCTAGGGTTCCACACAACCTCAATCTTAACTCAAGGTCACTCACGTACTACAAACTTAACACAATTCTCTTCTCATTTGGCCAAGACCAACTCAAGAAAATATTCCATCTAtcctcttgaaaaaaaaatgaaatatttaaaaaattatttattgacaGGTCACATTAAATTACTATGAATAGAATTAGGTTTTAATGTGTTAagttttcatacttttaaaaggAAATCTGCAAGGGCATCAACGAAGCatgaaaaaaatgacataaaaaaaaaaagcagcttggAATTCAAGGACCTGGATACCAGTCCCAGTTGTGCCACCAAGTAGTTGTGTGTCCTTGAGCAACATATATATTTCTGAGTCTCCAACATGTGTTAATTGAGGAGGCTAGATTAAATAATGTGTAAGGCCAATTCACAATTAAATGACCTATGATTATAGAAAAATTTGcataaaatgaagaaatcttGGAATAACTGAGGTAGAGCAGTGGAGCAGACAGGGAGAATATGTCTGCATTTAACATTCATCCAAATGTAAAgatttaaaattctctttctgtacaagacaggaaaaaaaaatggaacttgAATCTCACTGAAAACACATGCTAATAAGCAAAGCATTGTATTTCCTTCCTCCAATACTACTCCTTTAAGAAAAGATTTTTCTGCCCAAAGTTCTCCTCAAGGCAACTTTGACATCCTTGTTCCTCAAGCTATAGATTAATGGGTTTAACATGGGGACTATGACGGTATAGAACAGGGAGGACACTTTTCCTTGCTCAAGGGGCAGGATGGAAGGGGGTTTCAGATACATGAAAGCACCAGaaccaaagaaaagcaaaactacaaTTATGTGGGAACTGCAAGTACTAAAAGCTTTGGACCTGCCTTCTGTAGAACTGATGTGAAgaatgctggagaggatgaggGCATAAGAAATAAAGACACTGACAATGGGCAATCCAATGTCAACAGCCACAAGAATAAAGAGCACCAGCTCATTCATGTAAGAGCTGTTGCAGGAGAGCTGAAGGAGAGGAAGGATGTCACACATGAAATGATTGACAAGATTGTCAGCACAGAAGGTCAGGTTCATTATGCTTCCTGTGTGGGCCATGGCCCCAGCAAACCCCATCCCATAGGCACCCAACAAAAGGAGTAAACACACCTGGGGAGACATGGTGACCGTGTACAACAGTGGGTTACAGATGGCCACGTAGCGGTCATATGCCATTGCTGACAGGATGAAGGACTCAGAGATgacaaagaagcagaagaaaaagagcTGAGTCATACACCCTGTGAAGGAAATGATGTTCTTCCTTGAGACAAaatttatcagcattttgggagtgaTGGTAGTGGAGAAACAAAAATCTATTAAAGAGAGGTTAAAGAGGAAGAAGTACATGGGAGTGTGCAGGTGAGAGTTCAGCCCAATCAGGGTTATCAAGCCCAGGTTCCCCACCACAGTGACCATGTAGAAACCCAGAAACAGGAAGAAGAGGGGGATCCGGAGTCCCAGCTGGTCGGTTAAGCCTTCGAGGATAAACTCTGTCACGGAAGAATTTTTGGCTGCCATTCTTTTTGGTCGGGCAGGAAAGTCTGAGGGGACAAGAGAAGAGGACCATTTAGAAAGAAACATCACCACCACATTCTTAGTCTCTATCTCCCATTCTTGGAAAAGGAATCCAAGGAGAGAGATTTGAACTTCGGTAGGAAGGTTTTCACCACTCACTAGGGGTCTGTCTTCACAGTCCAAGTGATTATAACTCCCAAAGTGTAATATGAGACTAAACTGTAACTGCAGAATGAGAGCTGGTTCTGCTGAAGAAAGGGGTACCAAAAATAAGCTAAATGTCTTTTAGATCCTTAAGTCAGTCTCTTTTCTATACTTTCCCTCTCCTGTCTCTGCTTCACTTGGTAAAACCTGGACCTCTTCCCTGAAGGGAATCCTGAGATGCAGAAGCCGCAGTGGCTCTGCTCAGAGCTTCCACCTCTGGTCCACGCTGTCAGATTAAGTAGGTGGGCTCATGCTTTTCCAAGATCTCTTAGCTCAAGTGGCTGTacatttaataactttttaaaggtGACGCTTATTGAGTGGTTACTATAAGAGGTTCTGTTTGAAGAGCCATGTAGcaatattattatcttcattttacagatgaaacaagTAAGGTGGCACAACTAGACAAAAGTCCCCAAACCACCGAGTTGCAGCCAGAAGGTGAATTTCAGCAGTATGGCTCAAATGGTTTGCACTTGAAATCACCATGTTACCTAAGTGACCAGCATCAGGGCAGGCACTCACCTTCCTTCCCTTTAGAGCTATAAATGCTATACTCTACTGCCTCTTTTCCACATTCTGGGGAGGAAGATGACCCTAGTGAAGAGAAGATGACAGATTTGAAAGCTCAAAGCCCTCTCTTCTCAGTACAGGTCAAAGGATCAGAACCTGTAATGTATCTCATAACACTTCCTGCACTGAAGGACATGACTTCCAATTGTTCATTTGCCCAAAGGCCTCTCCAGCTTCCAGGAAGGACACAAAGCTTTTTCCTGACCAGTGAATAACAAAAGACTAAAGAGTTTTATTCTGGATTACAGACTTCAGTGACTGACTATTAAGATAGAGACTCCCTCAAGACCACTTCCTTAGCGATTACTTTCCCTAGGGAAGAAGAAATGTTTGTTTATCTCTTGGAATTGCTTGATTTGGCTTTCTACTAACATGTATCCAGTACTATTAAGAGAAAATCATTGTGAAAAAAAATGATTATCATTACCATTTCTTGAATACCCAATAATTTAATACCTGACATAGTACCCTTATTCTGGCTGCCAAGATCCAATGTAtgcatatacaaacatatattcaTTAATTTCTCACAATACCTATTTTACAGGTAAGTTGCTCACAGAGACAAGATGTGTCAGAGTCCACAGGTATGCttaggtctgtctgactccacaACCCTTATGTGGCTGCTAGACTAAACTACCTTCCAAGGACAGCTACTGAAATCCATAAAGCAGAGCCCTTGCCTTCTTGGATCTGACAGTCTCTCGACAAATAACAAGTAAATATtcaatgaatttaatttttaaaaggaagcagGTAGAGCCTGGAAAGGTTAACACAAAGGGCTATTGTAATTTAGAATAGGATATTCAATAATTTATTCATATTCCACTCATCTCAGGAATTAATTGCACTACTCTACTCCCAGCTCAGACAAGAAAAGACTTCTCTCATTCCCCTCCCCTGTCCTCTCATGGAGTGTATGTTTAATGGTAACAAGAATCCCTATCAGGTAACTGCTCTCAACGTCTGCCAAGACCAGCCTTTTTCTAAATTAATAACTAGTCAAAATTCCCTTTGGCTGTCCCTGCCTTCCACCCACTTTTCTTTGAGCACTTCTCCCAACTGACTTTCCATCTGTTCAGTGCCCTCAAACTGAGTCCTAGTAGACCCAGTTCCCACTGCAGGAATACATCCACATTTGTTCTTCCTCTTTGGTttgcatttgtctttttcttttactccatacctccaacctctgcctggatTAAAATTGTCTATCCTATGTCTCTGTCTCTAagatacttatttattttctttaacgtCAAACCCACAAACTCAGAAAATTTTAGACCTGAAAAGACTTGAGAGAGTATCTCATTCAGTGTTTCCCAAACCTAGCTGGTTATCACAATTACCTAGAATATTCATTAAAAGGAAGTGCTGGGCTCCAGTCACACGTTTGGAATCAGAATCTCCATAGATATGGACATGGTGGCTATGTTTTTTAAATCTTCCCAAGCATTTCCAATGCCAGGAACTGATAGATCCACAGAACTATTATTTGCCCTCATCTTACAGATTAAGACCACTAAAAAGTTCAAagacattgcaaaaaaaaaaaaaaggatccttaGGTACCTACACAAAGGACTCCCTTAAGTTCTTGGCTGAATCCTAAATTTTATATGTGTAGGGCAAGATTCTACTGGCTTAGGAGACAACAGTTGCTGGGGGTCTAAGAACTGAACAGAGATCACAGAGGATCCACAGCGCCtgataaaaattagaattctGACTTACTGAAAATGGAGAGACCTTGTTCAGCAAACCAGACATTAAGTGAGATCCCTGAAAAGTCATACACTAAGAGTAAAGACTATGCCTTTGTGCTAAGGGCAAAACTGAATCACAACAAAGGTCTTAGCAAGATCAAAGGAATCTGCTAATAAATTAACTACATCCCAGAACAAAATTTAACACTCTGTAGCAAAGGCCAACATAATCCACTGTCTCTAAAACATATCCACAGTGTCCAATATCACAAAGTCAAAAATTACTAGAAAcacaaagaagcaagaaaatgtgaCCCAAAGtcaagatggaaaaatatattagaaTCAGGTCCACATCTGATCTAGATGTTGAAATTAACAGACAAg
This portion of the Macaca mulatta isolate MMU2019108-1 chromosome 14, T2T-MMU8v2.0, whole genome shotgun sequence genome encodes:
- the OR8B12 gene encoding olfactory receptor 8B12 (The RefSeq protein has 2 substitutions compared to this genomic sequence), encoding MAAKNSSVTEFILEGLTDQLGLRIPLFFLFLGFYMVTVVGNLGLITLIGLNSHLHTPMYFFLFNLSLIDFCFSTTITPKMLINFVSRKNIISFTGCMTQLFFFCFFVISESFILSAMAYDRYVAICNPLLYMVTMSPQVCLLLLLGAYGMGFAGAMAHTGSIMNLTFCADNLVNHFMCDILPLLQLSCNSSYMNELVLFILVAVDIGLPIVSVFISYALILSSILHISSTEGRSKAFSTCSSHIIVVLLFFGSGAFMYLKPPSILPLEQGKVSSLFYTIIVPMLNPLIYSLRNKDVKVALRRTLGRKIFS